One Streptomyces fagopyri DNA window includes the following coding sequences:
- a CDS encoding TetR/AcrR family transcriptional regulator, which yields METATPVKRRMPRPRADALRNRERIVAAAREMFVEFGPEVPFDEIARRAGVGNATVYRNFPDRDALAREVVCSVMDRTSEWIEAALVEGGDAFDALSRFVHFSADERIGALCPMLSAAFDQNHPDLYAARERTMDLIEALMRRAREAGQLRSDVESGDLMVAVSQLTRPLPGTACQGIDRFVHRHLQLFLDGLRAPARSVLPGVAATVEGLRTA from the coding sequence GTGGAGACCGCCACCCCCGTGAAGCGTCGGATGCCCCGGCCCCGAGCCGATGCGCTGCGCAACCGGGAGCGGATCGTCGCCGCCGCGCGCGAGATGTTCGTCGAGTTCGGCCCCGAGGTGCCGTTCGACGAGATCGCCCGCCGCGCCGGTGTCGGCAACGCCACGGTGTACCGCAACTTCCCCGACCGCGACGCGCTCGCGCGGGAGGTCGTCTGTTCGGTCATGGACCGCACGTCGGAGTGGATCGAGGCGGCACTGGTCGAGGGCGGCGACGCCTTCGACGCACTGAGCCGCTTCGTGCACTTCTCGGCGGACGAGCGGATCGGCGCCCTGTGTCCCATGCTCTCCGCGGCCTTCGACCAGAACCATCCGGATCTGTACGCGGCGCGCGAACGGACCATGGACCTGATCGAAGCGCTGATGAGGCGTGCCCGCGAGGCCGGCCAGTTGCGCTCCGACGTCGAGTCCGGCGACCTGATGGTCGCCGTCAGCCAGCTCACCCGGCCGCTGCCCGGCACCGCGTGTCAGGGCATCGACCGGTTCGTACACCGTCATCTGCAGCTGTTCCTGGACGGTCTGCGGGCACCGGCCCGCTCCGTACTGCCCGGAGTGGCGGCCACCGTGGAGGGCCTGAGAACAGCCTGA
- a CDS encoding MFS transporter, with translation MSSSATPTATAAEAADAHSNRWKALAFIALAQLMVVLDATIVNIALPSAQRDLGISDGNRQWVITAYALAFGGLLLFGGRIADLWGRKRTFVTGLIGFAGASALGGAAQGEALLLGARALQGAFGALLAPAALSLLAVMFTDAKERAKAFGIYGAIAGGGGAVGLILGGFLTEYLNWRWTFFVNIPFAIIAALGAYFVIREPAGGRNRSPLDIPGVVLSTLGLVSLVYGFTRAESAGWSDSSTIGLFVASAVLLASFVLVESKVKAPLLPLRVITERNRGGVYLSLGLAIIAMFGLFLFLTYYLQIVKGYSPVKTGFAFLPMIAGMITGSTQIGARLMTRVPPRLLMAPGFLTAAIGMLLLTQMEIGSSYAGLLLPAQLLLGLGMGSAFMPAMSLATYGVQPQDAGVASAMVNTSQQVGGAIGTALLNTIAASATTSYIADHIGGAASKPQQQLVQLQGLVNGYTNAIWFAVGILVLASVIAMTLVNTGRPDMSSTSGAGEGAEDEIKVPVIAH, from the coding sequence ATGTCTTCATCAGCAACACCGACAGCGACGGCGGCGGAAGCGGCCGACGCGCATTCCAACCGCTGGAAGGCCCTCGCCTTCATCGCGCTCGCCCAGCTGATGGTCGTCCTCGACGCGACCATCGTGAACATCGCGCTGCCCTCCGCCCAGCGTGACCTGGGGATATCGGACGGCAACCGGCAGTGGGTCATCACGGCCTACGCCCTCGCCTTCGGTGGCCTGCTCCTCTTCGGCGGCCGCATCGCCGACCTGTGGGGCCGCAAGCGCACCTTCGTCACCGGCCTGATCGGCTTCGCCGGCGCCTCCGCCCTCGGCGGCGCCGCACAGGGCGAGGCTCTCCTGCTCGGAGCCCGTGCCCTTCAGGGCGCGTTCGGCGCGCTGCTCGCGCCCGCCGCGCTCTCCCTGCTCGCCGTGATGTTCACGGACGCCAAGGAGCGCGCCAAGGCCTTCGGCATCTACGGTGCGATCGCCGGTGGTGGCGGTGCCGTGGGTCTGATCCTGGGCGGATTCCTCACCGAGTACCTGAACTGGCGCTGGACGTTCTTCGTGAACATCCCGTTCGCCATCATCGCCGCCCTCGGCGCGTACTTCGTCATCCGTGAGCCGGCCGGTGGCCGCAACCGCTCGCCGCTCGACATCCCGGGCGTCGTCCTGTCCACCCTCGGTCTGGTCTCCCTCGTCTACGGCTTCACCCGCGCCGAGTCCGCCGGCTGGAGCGACTCCAGCACGATCGGCCTGTTCGTCGCCTCCGCGGTGCTGCTCGCCTCCTTCGTCCTCGTCGAGTCCAAGGTCAAGGCTCCGCTGCTGCCCCTGCGCGTGATCACCGAGCGCAACCGCGGCGGTGTCTACCTCTCGCTCGGCCTCGCGATCATCGCGATGTTCGGCCTGTTCCTCTTCCTGACCTACTACCTGCAGATCGTGAAGGGCTACTCGCCGGTCAAGACCGGCTTCGCCTTCCTGCCGATGATCGCGGGCATGATCACGGGCTCCACGCAGATCGGTGCCCGCCTGATGACCCGGGTCCCGCCGCGGCTGCTCATGGCCCCCGGCTTCCTGACCGCCGCGATCGGCATGCTGCTGCTGACCCAGATGGAGATCGGTTCCTCGTACGCCGGTCTGCTGCTCCCGGCCCAGCTGCTGCTCGGCCTCGGCATGGGTAGCGCGTTCATGCCGGCCATGTCCCTGGCCACGTACGGTGTCCAGCCGCAGGACGCCGGTGTCGCCTCCGCGATGGTCAACACCTCGCAGCAGGTCGGCGGCGCGATCGGTACGGCTCTGCTGAACACGATCGCCGCCTCGGCGACCACCTCGTACATCGCGGACCACATCGGTGGTGCCGCCTCCAAGCCGCAGCAGCAGCTGGTCCAGCTGCAGGGCCTGGTGAACGGCTACACCAACGCCATCTGGTTCGCCGTCGGCATCCTGGTGCTCGCCTCGGTGATCGCCATGACCCTCGTCAACACCGGCCGTCCGGACATGTCCTCGACCTCCGGCGCGGGCGAGGGCGCCGAGGACGAGATCAAGGTGCCGGTGATCGCCCACTGA
- a CDS encoding MarR family winged helix-turn-helix transcriptional regulator, with translation MNTASAPAEEPRWLTDEEQRTWRAYMHAATLLEDHLDRQLQRDAGMPHVYYGLLVQLVEAPRRRLRMTELAMNAKITRSRLSHAIARLEKNGWVRREDCPSDKRGQFAVLTDQGHQMLSKAAPGHVSAVRQAFFDRLTPEQHQALGDAMRVIAEGLQPKDAGADLPWLR, from the coding sequence ATGAACACGGCATCCGCACCCGCTGAAGAGCCGCGCTGGCTCACCGACGAGGAACAGCGCACCTGGCGTGCGTACATGCACGCTGCCACCCTCCTCGAGGACCATCTCGACCGTCAGCTGCAGCGCGACGCGGGCATGCCGCACGTCTACTACGGGCTGCTCGTCCAACTCGTGGAGGCACCGCGCCGCCGCCTGCGGATGACCGAGCTGGCCATGAACGCCAAGATCACCCGCTCCCGTCTCTCGCACGCGATCGCCCGCCTGGAGAAGAACGGGTGGGTGCGCCGGGAGGACTGCCCCTCCGACAAGCGGGGCCAGTTCGCGGTGCTCACCGACCAGGGCCACCAGATGCTGAGCAAAGCCGCTCCGGGCCATGTCAGCGCCGTGCGCCAGGCCTTCTTCGACCGGCTCACCCCCGAACAGCACCAGGCCCTCGGCGACGCCATGCGCGTCATCGCCGAGGGCCTCCAGCCGAAGGACGCGGGCGCGGACCTGCCCTGGCTGCGGTAG
- a CDS encoding dioxygenase family protein: MPALYLGHGAPPLADDPVWPGQLAAWSAELPRPKAILMVSAHWEEAPLALGAVETVPLVYDFWGFPEHYYQVRYAAPGAPRLAESVRKLLRAPGIPVQDIPDRGLDHGAYVPLVEMFPEADIPVLQISMPTLDPVKLMDIGRKLAPLRDEGVLIVGSGFFTHNLAALRQGGVPSWSAEFDDWGRRALDAHDWDALLDFTRKSPAGLLAHPRTEHFAPLFVTMGAADATGELDGQKTVIDGFWMGLAKRSVQFG, from the coding sequence ATGCCCGCTCTCTATCTCGGTCATGGCGCCCCGCCGCTGGCCGACGACCCGGTCTGGCCCGGCCAGCTGGCCGCCTGGTCCGCCGAACTGCCCCGCCCCAAGGCGATCCTGATGGTCTCCGCCCACTGGGAGGAGGCCCCACTGGCCCTCGGCGCGGTGGAGACCGTGCCGCTGGTGTACGACTTCTGGGGCTTCCCCGAGCACTACTACCAGGTGCGGTACGCGGCCCCCGGCGCCCCCCGGCTCGCCGAGTCCGTACGGAAGCTGCTGCGCGCACCCGGCATCCCCGTCCAGGACATCCCGGACCGCGGCCTCGACCACGGCGCCTACGTGCCCCTGGTCGAGATGTTCCCCGAGGCCGACATCCCCGTCCTGCAGATCTCGATGCCGACGCTCGATCCGGTGAAGCTGATGGACATCGGACGCAAACTGGCCCCCCTCCGTGATGAGGGCGTCCTGATCGTGGGCTCCGGATTCTTCACGCACAATCTGGCGGCGCTGCGGCAGGGTGGCGTGCCGTCCTGGTCGGCCGAGTTCGACGACTGGGGTCGCCGGGCCCTGGACGCCCACGACTGGGACGCCCTGCTCGACTTCACCCGCAAGTCGCCGGCCGGGCTGCTGGCCCACCCCCGTACCGAGCACTTCGCCCCGCTGTTCGTGACGATGGGCGCGGCGGACGCCACGGGCGAGCTCGACGGGCAGAAGACCGTGATCGACGGCTTCTGGATGGGGCTGGCGAAGCGGTCGGTGCAGTTCGGCTGA
- a CDS encoding GNAT family N-acetyltransferase, whose protein sequence is MTSERTDVQVRAGVESDLGFLTEIYNHYVRETPLTFDTVVLTPEERRPWLLAHLQDGPHRLMVATDTDPEPGAGRILGYATSSGFRPKAAYATSVEVSVYLAPDAGGRGIGTLLYEALFEALAGEDLHRAYAGVAQPNEASVRLHERFGFRHVGTYREVGRKFGRYWDVAWYEKEL, encoded by the coding sequence ATGACGTCAGAACGTACAGATGTGCAGGTCAGGGCCGGAGTCGAGAGCGATCTCGGTTTCCTCACCGAGATCTACAACCACTACGTGCGTGAGACGCCCCTCACATTCGACACCGTGGTCCTCACTCCGGAGGAGCGCCGTCCGTGGCTGCTCGCCCACCTGCAAGACGGCCCGCACCGCCTGATGGTTGCCACGGACACGGACCCGGAACCGGGGGCCGGTCGGATTCTGGGATACGCCACGTCCAGCGGCTTCCGCCCGAAGGCCGCCTACGCCACCTCGGTCGAGGTCTCCGTCTACCTCGCCCCCGACGCGGGCGGCCGCGGCATCGGCACGCTTCTCTACGAGGCACTCTTCGAGGCCCTGGCCGGCGAGGACCTGCACCGCGCGTACGCGGGCGTCGCCCAGCCCAACGAAGCGTCCGTGCGACTGCACGAACGCTTCGGGTTCCGGCATGTCGGCACGTACCGGGAGGTGGGCCGGAAGTTCGGCCGCTACTGGGATGTCGCCTGGTACGAGAAGGAACTCTGA
- a CDS encoding sigma-70 family RNA polymerase sigma factor, with translation MATRAVARRQSATGETSDAARSVRAVGGEIADRDLVGMYLDEIARTPLLDAAKEVELSQTIEAGVFARQIIDGEVDAPQAEATREELEALITEGERAKDVFIRSNLRLVVAVARRYPRSGLPLLDLIQEGNAGLVRAVEKFDYRKGFKFSTYATWWIRQAITRSIADQSRTIRLPVHLVEELGRIRRVQREFNRKNGREPEHAEIAAELDSTPARVGDVLDWARDPVSLNMAVDDAGDTQFGDLLEDTSAVSPEQSVLTLLRSEELDDLIGRLDQRTASIIKMRYGIDDGRERTLTEVGKEHGLTRERIRQIEKHALLELKKLARDTGFDAAA, from the coding sequence ATGGCAACCCGTGCCGTCGCCCGTCGTCAGTCCGCCACCGGCGAGACCAGCGACGCGGCACGCAGTGTTCGCGCCGTAGGCGGCGAAATCGCCGACCGCGACCTGGTCGGCATGTACCTCGACGAGATCGCGCGCACACCCCTGCTCGACGCCGCCAAGGAAGTCGAGCTGTCCCAGACCATCGAGGCGGGTGTGTTCGCGCGGCAGATCATCGACGGCGAGGTGGATGCCCCCCAGGCGGAAGCGACCCGTGAGGAACTAGAGGCGCTCATCACCGAGGGCGAGCGGGCCAAGGACGTCTTCATCCGCTCGAACCTGCGGCTGGTCGTCGCCGTGGCGCGCCGCTACCCCCGCAGCGGCCTCCCGCTGCTGGACCTGATCCAGGAGGGCAACGCGGGCCTGGTGCGCGCGGTCGAGAAGTTCGACTACCGCAAGGGCTTCAAGTTCTCCACGTACGCGACGTGGTGGATCCGCCAGGCCATCACCCGTTCCATAGCCGACCAGTCGCGCACGATCCGCCTCCCCGTGCACCTCGTCGAGGAGCTGGGCCGGATCCGCCGTGTGCAGCGCGAGTTCAACCGGAAGAACGGCCGCGAGCCCGAGCACGCGGAGATCGCCGCCGAGCTGGACTCGACCCCGGCGCGCGTCGGTGACGTCCTGGACTGGGCCCGCGACCCGGTCTCGCTGAACATGGCGGTGGACGACGCGGGCGACACCCAGTTCGGTGACCTGCTGGAGGACACCTCCGCCGTCTCGCCGGAGCAGTCGGTGCTGACGCTGCTGCGCAGTGAGGAACTGGACGACCTCATCGGCCGCCTCGACCAGCGCACGGCCTCGATCATCAAGATGCGGTACGGCATCGACGACGGCCGCGAGCGCACGCTCACCGAGGTCGGCAAGGAGCACGGCCTCACCCGTGAGCGCATCCGCCAGATCGAGAAGCACGCTCTGCTCGAACTGAAGAAGCTGGCGCGCGACACCGGCTTCGACGCGGCGGCGTGA
- a CDS encoding TetR family transcriptional regulator codes for MTGPERTARAAARASAAHAGNSPARRTGDDAGAGPAVRTGTGAGPGAVTDSAAVAGPSLTERRKAATRMEIARAAAELFMKHGLRATRAEDIARAAGVAPRTFYRYFAGKEEALGPLFSAGVEKWAEAVRDAPAGLSVPDALRHAVVQTLTPGAGVRPESMEWVRSLLRLAEGSPALLRVWGEACQGAERTLEGVLAARLSHRAEVAGDGAPRGGESRDGEPGVGEPGDEESCGGAAGGGRADRGGAAGGGRADRGGAAGGVGSRHVTASGIRLSAAVAGAAVRVAVETWAAGDDPADGPAGPVPRALSHLEALRDFPWGTA; via the coding sequence GTGACCGGTCCCGAACGCACGGCCCGCGCCGCCGCCCGTGCCTCTGCCGCCCACGCGGGGAATTCCCCGGCGCGGCGCACCGGCGACGACGCCGGCGCCGGACCGGCTGTCCGTACCGGCACCGGTGCCGGACCGGGGGCCGTTACGGATTCCGCCGCCGTCGCCGGTCCCTCGCTGACCGAGCGGCGGAAGGCCGCCACCCGGATGGAGATCGCCCGCGCCGCGGCGGAGCTCTTCATGAAGCACGGTCTGCGGGCCACCCGCGCCGAGGACATCGCCCGCGCGGCCGGGGTCGCGCCGCGCACCTTCTACCGCTACTTCGCGGGCAAGGAGGAGGCCCTCGGTCCGCTCTTCTCGGCGGGTGTCGAGAAATGGGCCGAGGCGGTACGCGACGCGCCGGCCGGCCTCTCCGTCCCCGACGCGTTGCGCCACGCCGTCGTCCAGACCCTCACGCCGGGTGCAGGGGTGCGGCCGGAGTCGATGGAGTGGGTCCGCTCCCTGCTCCGCCTGGCCGAAGGGAGCCCCGCCCTGCTCAGAGTGTGGGGCGAGGCGTGTCAGGGCGCGGAACGGACACTGGAGGGGGTGCTCGCGGCGCGGCTCTCCCACCGGGCTGAGGTCGCGGGCGATGGTGCGCCGCGCGGTGGGGAGTCGCGGGACGGCGAGCCGGGCGTCGGAGAGCCGGGTGATGAGGAGTCGTGTGGTGGTGCGGCGGGTGGTGGTCGTGCCGATCGTGGTGGTGCGGCGGGTGGTGGTCGTGCCGATCGTGGTGGTGCGGCGGGTGGTGTCGGGTCGCGGCACGTGACGGCTTCCGGGATCCGGCTCAGTGCCGCGGTCGCCGGCGCGGCGGTGCGCGTCGCGGTGGAGACCTGGGCCGCCGGGGACGATCCGGCCGACGGTCCCGCCGGACCGGTACCGCGCGCGC